One Mycolicibacterium pulveris genomic region harbors:
- a CDS encoding cytochrome P450: MTKSDFGDIDFFTSPDFVPDPHPYFEYLRSQGPVVKEPHHGVVAVTGYEETLEVFKDAEQWSNCVAVGGPFPPLPFTPEGDDIRDQIDAHRTQMPLHEHMVAMDPPNHTRARSILSRLLTPSRLKANQDFLWELADNQLDEFVDSGECEFLTAYSKPFSLLAIADLLGVPREDHREFRDALANPHLMGNIEGDAAAINPLEFLDEKFSAYIEERRAQPRDDVLSDLATATYPDGSQPTVTEVVRTASFLFGAGQETTAKLLGAALLILCERPELQQRLRDDPSLVPTFIEETLRMESPVKTEFRLAVRSTTLAGVDIPAGTTVMISAAAANRDPNKFECPHEFRLDRKNVREQIAFARGAHSCPGAPLARVEGRVSLERILARMTEIDVDERFHGRPDDRRLTYEPTYILRGLTDLHLRFTPVR; encoded by the coding sequence GTGACAAAATCCGATTTCGGTGACATCGACTTCTTCACCAGCCCGGATTTCGTACCCGACCCGCACCCCTATTTCGAGTACCTGCGCAGCCAGGGCCCCGTCGTGAAAGAACCGCATCACGGCGTGGTGGCGGTCACCGGCTACGAAGAGACCCTCGAGGTGTTCAAGGACGCCGAGCAGTGGTCCAACTGTGTGGCCGTGGGCGGCCCGTTCCCGCCGCTGCCCTTCACGCCCGAAGGTGATGACATCCGCGACCAGATCGACGCGCACCGCACGCAGATGCCGTTGCACGAGCACATGGTCGCGATGGACCCGCCCAACCACACCCGGGCCCGGTCCATCCTGTCGCGCCTGCTGACGCCCAGCCGGCTCAAGGCCAATCAGGACTTCTTGTGGGAGCTGGCCGACAACCAGCTCGACGAGTTCGTCGACAGCGGCGAGTGCGAGTTCCTCACCGCGTATTCCAAGCCGTTCTCGTTGTTGGCGATCGCCGACCTGTTGGGTGTTCCCCGCGAGGACCACAGGGAGTTTCGGGACGCCCTGGCGAACCCGCACCTGATGGGCAACATCGAGGGCGACGCGGCGGCGATCAACCCGCTGGAGTTTCTCGACGAAAAGTTCAGCGCCTACATTGAGGAGCGGCGCGCACAGCCCCGCGACGACGTGTTGAGCGACCTCGCCACGGCGACCTACCCCGACGGTTCGCAGCCCACCGTCACCGAGGTTGTGCGCACGGCGAGCTTCCTGTTCGGTGCCGGCCAGGAGACCACCGCCAAACTGCTCGGCGCCGCCCTGCTGATCCTGTGCGAGCGGCCCGAACTGCAGCAGCGTCTGCGTGACGATCCCAGCCTCGTGCCGACCTTCATCGAGGAGACGCTGCGGATGGAAAGCCCTGTCAAGACGGAGTTCCGGCTGGCGGTGCGGTCGACGACGTTGGCGGGGGTCGACATTCCGGCGGGCACGACGGTGATGATCTCCGCCGCGGCGGCCAACCGGGACCCGAACAAGTTCGAGTGCCCGCACGAATTCCGGCTCGACCGCAAGAACGTGCGCGAGCAGATCGCGTTCGCGCGTGGCGCCCACTCGTGTCCCGGCGCCCCGCTGGCGCGGGTCGAGGGCAGGGTGTCGTTGGAGCGAATCCTGGCGCGCATGACCGAAATCGACGTCGACGAACGGTTCCACGGACGGCCCGACGACCGACGGTTGACCTACGAGCCGACATACATCCTGCGGGGTCTGACCGATCTGCACCTACGGTTCACGCCGGTGCGCTGA
- a CDS encoding TetR/AcrR family transcriptional regulator codes for MQRSRLRIAQHVGQMLDAARRLIATKGDQFTTQELVAEAGVALQTFYRYFASKDELLLALIGDAMTEACERWTQAASGRTDPLDRLRFYITSTLERLDGDRQDSALAKFVVSTRWRLHRQFPNELAEAEKPFIDLLRTEVERAIGMGLLNPSDPEWDSWFLGELVRSVYHFYAFADDSRDELKLVKENLWNFCLTALGGTPQFAKGVEQ; via the coding sequence GTGCAGCGATCCCGTCTGCGGATCGCCCAGCACGTCGGGCAGATGCTCGACGCCGCGAGACGGTTGATCGCCACCAAGGGTGACCAGTTCACCACGCAGGAACTCGTCGCGGAGGCCGGCGTCGCGCTGCAGACCTTCTACCGCTACTTCGCCAGCAAGGACGAACTCCTGCTGGCGCTGATCGGCGACGCGATGACCGAAGCGTGTGAGCGATGGACCCAAGCGGCCAGCGGACGCACCGATCCGTTGGACCGGCTGCGGTTCTACATCACGAGCACGCTGGAGCGTCTCGACGGCGACCGCCAGGATTCCGCCCTGGCGAAGTTCGTGGTGTCCACCCGGTGGCGGCTGCATCGGCAGTTTCCCAACGAGCTTGCCGAGGCCGAGAAGCCTTTCATCGACCTGCTGCGCACCGAGGTCGAGAGGGCAATCGGGATGGGTCTTCTCAACCCTTCTGACCCCGAATGGGATTCGTGGTTCCTCGGCGAGCTGGTCCGGTCGGTTTATCACTTCTACGCATTCGCCGACGACAGCCGTGATGAACTGAAGCTCGTCAAGGAGAACCTGTGGAACTTCTGCCTGACCGCGCTCGGCGGTACCCCTCAGTTCGCGAAAGGTGTTGAGCAGTGA